One Solanum lycopersicum chromosome 4, SLM_r2.1 DNA window includes the following coding sequences:
- the LOC138348033 gene encoding uncharacterized protein produces the protein MGLGDTIKEENKASNQICARAMIFLRNHLDEILKIEYLTVKDPLVLWKNLKERFNHLKMFIHPKARYDWMHLKLQDFKSIHEYNSAMFRITSQLKLCGETVSEIDMMEKTFSTFHASIVLLQQQYREKGFKKYSELISHLLVAEQNNDLLLKNHENRPIGSEPLPEVNEAYTHHARCEKGRGPNRDRGRDYGQERHYARDCRTPKHLVELYQESLKKKEKNLETNFISENQVDITHLDVADFFAHPEGKIDHLIGDGSVNMEE, from the exons ATGGGTCTTGGAGAcaccataaaagaagaaaataaggcaTCAAACCAAATCTGTGCACGAGCAATGATATTCTTGCGTAATCATCTTGACGAGATTCTGAAAATTGAATATCTGACAGTTAAGGATCCACTTGTTTTGTGGAAAAACCTAAAAGAAAGATTTAACCACTTGAAGATGTTCATACATCCAAAGGCACGATATGATTGGATGCATCTAAAGCTACAAGACTTTAAGTCTATACATGAGTACAATTCTGCCATGTTCAGAATCACTTCTCAATTGAAGTTATGTGGAGAAACGGTTAGTGAgattgatatgatggaaaagacGTTCTCCACTTTCCATGCCTCGATTGTGCTCTTGCAGCAACAATATCGAGAGAAAGGTTTCAAAAAGTATTCTGAACTaatttctcatcttcttgtggccgaacaaaataatgatttattattgaaaaatcatgAGAATCGACCTATTGGATCTGAACCACTTCCTGAAGTGAATGAGGCGTACACCCACCATGCTAGGTGTGAAAAAGGTCGCGGTCCTAATCGTGATCGTGGTCGTGATTATGGTCAAGAAC GTCATTATGCACGTGATTGTCGTACTCCCAAACACTTGGTTGAGCTTTATCAAGAATCactaaagaagaaagagaaaaatcttgAGACAAATTTTAtctctgaaaatcaagttgacatCACGCACTTGGATGTAGCAGATTTCTTCGCACATCctgaaggaaaaatagatcaCTTAATTGGTGATGGTTCTGTGAACATGGAAGAGTGA